In Halodesulfovibrio marinisediminis DSM 17456, the sequence AACTGCTGAAAGATGCACTTGAAGCAACAATAGACCTTGTACAAGGCACAGCTTCAGTTAACCGCCAGAAGACAAAAGATCATTACAGAAGCATTCGTGCACAGCAGCGCAATGTATTCCGCATGAAGCAAAACCTCATGGCGGAACTGTATGACCTCGACCGTGACTTTAAAGAAGTCTACCAGCTTATGAAGTTTGTAGATTGTCTCTTCGACATGAGCCATAACGCGGAAAATTGTAGCGACATGCTCCGCGCTATGATTGTTCGATAAACAATATTGCCTGCGATGTTCTGCATCGCAGGCATTTTTTTATCCTATGCATATCTATCCTCCCATAGTTTCCGTCGTCATGCCCGTCTACAATGGAGCAAAAACACTGAACACTGCTGTGGACAGCATTCTTGCTCAAACATTCACCGATTTCGAATTAATCATCATAGATGACGGCTCCACAGACTTCACTCTTGAAGTCATCAATGGATACGTTGCGCAAGATGAAAGAGTTCGAGGCTTCACAATCCCCCACTCCGGAGTAGCAGCAGCAGCCAACTTCGGGCTATCAAAAACGCGAGCACGCCTTATTGCACGTATGGATGCAGATGATTATTCCATGCCGGAACGGCTAGCACAGCAAGTTTCCTATATGCACGGACATCCTGAAATAGGCATATTAGGAACATGTGTGGAGTTTGGCGGAAACAGAAATACAGCTGGAGGATACGCACGGTATGTGGACTGGACAAACACTCTTCTTGAACCTGAAGAGATAAGCCTAAGACGTTTTCAAGAAGCTCCCTTTGCCCACCCTAGTACAATGTATAGAGCCGAGCTCGTTGAACGTTACGGGGGATACAAGCTCGGTAACTTACCGGAAGATTACGAACTATGGCTCCGCTGGATGGCTCTTGGTATCAAGGCTGCAAAGCTTCAAGAAAAATTAGTTGTATGGAATGACCCACCAAACAGGCTCTCGCGAACCGGCGAACAATGCACCGTTGAAAACTTCTATAAAATGAAGTCCCCTTACCTTGCAGATTGGCTTCATAACTATGTTTCCCCAGAAAAGAACATTTACGTCATCGGTGCAGGTAAAACCAGCAGACAACGGGCACTACTATTAGAACAAAGCGGCGTTGTTATTAAAGGCTGGATTGATATTGATCCTAATAAAATTGGAAACATCGTAAACGGAAAACGTGTAGTCAGTCGAGCCATCCTAGATCAAAAGCATTGTTTCTCTGTAGCCTATCTCGGGGGGCATGACGCGAACGAACAGCTTGAAGAATTTATGCAAACTAAAGGATATACCCTTGGGGAAGATTATATCCTCGCCTCATAACGCATAATTCCACGCTACGTGCCCTCTGAATCATCAAACGGCGCAACAAGCTGTCCTGCGGTATACTGCTTTGTTCTATATGCAGCGAGCATGCTTCCTACGCTCTGATCTTCAATATCAAAATGCTCCAAAACGAGACGTGTCATTTCTAAGCTCGCCTCTAAGACCGGATTAATAATCACATCAATGCCGTATGCATTCAGCAATTCAACTTGCTCATCAGAATCTACACTCGCAATAATTACTATCGCCTTGTAACGAGATCGAATAGTATCTATAAGCGGGAAACATCCGGTTGTAGCTGGAGGAGTAACAATAGTAGGTTTTGCATCCACTGGATCGGCGGAATCGAATACCTCCTGCA encodes:
- a CDS encoding glycosyltransferase, which produces MHIYPPIVSVVMPVYNGAKTLNTAVDSILAQTFTDFELIIIDDGSTDFTLEVINGYVAQDERVRGFTIPHSGVAAAANFGLSKTRARLIARMDADDYSMPERLAQQVSYMHGHPEIGILGTCVEFGGNRNTAGGYARYVDWTNTLLEPEEISLRRFQEAPFAHPSTMYRAELVERYGGYKLGNLPEDYELWLRWMALGIKAAKLQEKLVVWNDPPNRLSRTGEQCTVENFYKMKSPYLADWLHNYVSPEKNIYVIGAGKTSRQRALLLEQSGVVIKGWIDIDPNKIGNIVNGKRVVSRAILDQKHCFSVAYLGGHDANEQLEEFMQTKGYTLGEDYILAS